DNA sequence from the Patescibacteria group bacterium genome:
ACGAGATTGTTTATATGGCTTCTTACGAAGAAGAAAAATACTTTATAGCTGACGCTTCTCCCAAAATAGACAAAAATGGGTATGTGTTAGATAAACTTGTGCCGTTGAGGAAAGGCGGGGAATTTATTATAGGAAACATTGAAATGGCGGAGTATATGGATATAAACCCTCAACAGGTTGTTGGCGTAGCCGCGGCCTTAATTCCTTTTTTGTCAAACGACGATGTAAACAGGGCTCTTATGGGAACGCAACACGCCACGCAAGCAGTACCCTTAATTAAACCCGAAGAACCTTTGGTTGGAACGGGTATAGAATCGGATACAGCTTTAAATGCGGGGGCGGTGGTTATAGCTTCCGAAAACGGAACGGTTGAATATGCCGATGCTTTGGGAGTGGTTGTTAAAACCGCGTCTGGGGAAAAGAAAAAATACGCGCCTTTAAAATTTTCGCAGTCTAATATGGATACCTGTTTTAACCAAAGAGTAGTAGTTAGCGCCGGTGACAAAGTTAAAAAAGGAGAGGTTTTGATGGAAGGCCCCTCATCCAAAAACGGTGTTTTGTCCCTCGGCACTAACTTAAAGGTAGGTTATATGATTTGGGAAGGGTTTAACTATGAGGACTCTATAATTTTATCCGAGAGGGTGGTTAAGGAAGATATTCTTACCTCTATACATATAACCGACCATACGGTGCAGGTTTTAGAAACCAAATTGGGCGCCGAAGAAATTACTCGGGATATTCCCAATGTTTCGGAAGAAGTTTTGAGAAATCTAGACGAAGAAGGAATTGTTGCCATTGGGTCAAAAGTCAAATCAGGCGACATTTTGGTTGGGAAAGTTGCGCCAAAAGGGGAAAGCGAACTTTCTGCCGAAGAACGGTTACTGCGCGCCATATTTGGCGAGAAAGCAAAAGATGTTAAAAACAATTCTTTAACGCTTCCTCATGGGGAATATGGTACTGTTATTGGAGTAAAGAGGATTGTGGCAAGCAATGAAACAGCTTTGCCCAATGGGGTTTTGGAAGAAATAACGGTTTTTATAGCCCAGCAGAGAAAAATAATGGTGGGTGATAAATTGTCGGGACGTCACGGGAACAAGGGAGTAATCGCCAAAATTGTGCCGATTGAGGATATGCCTTGTTTAGAAGACGGGTCTCCTCTTGATATTATTCTTTCCCCCGCCTCGGTTATTGCTCGTATGAATGTAGGCCAACTTCTTGAAGCTCATTTAGCGCAGGTGGCGGAAATTTCCGGCGAGAAATATGATATCCCGGTTTTTACAAAATTTACCGAAGATGATTTAAAAAATTCTCTTAAGAAAGCGGGTTTGCCCGAATCGGGAAAAGTCCGCCTAATAGACGGACGAACAGGCGAATATTTTGACCAAGAAGTGGTTGTGGGTATTGCGTATATACTAAAATTGCACCATTTAGCCGAAGACAAAATGCACGCAAGGTCAATTGGTCCTTATTCTTTAATTACTCAACAACCTCTTGGGGGTAAAGCGCAGTTTGGAGGACAACGTTTTGGAGAGATGGAAGTTTGGGCGCTTGAATCCTACAGCGCCGCCCACATATTAAAGGAGTTGTTGACAATAAAATCGGATGATGTTATTGGTAGAACGCTTGCTTATCGGTCAATTTTGCAAGGAACCGAAATACCCGAAAGCGCCGTGCCTGAATCGTTTAAACTTTTGGTTAGGGAACTAAATGGTCTCGGTTTGAATATTACACCTTTGGGAATGGAAGAAGGCGAGGAAATTCCAAGTAAAGATGCGTTGGAGGAAGCGGTAGATTCTGCTGTTTAACTATGAGGAATTTAACGGAACTTAAATCATTTAATTCATTAAAAATAACTTTAGCTTCTCCGGAAGATATCTTGTCATGGTCTTTTGGAGAAATTACCAAACCCGAGACTATAAACTACCGAACTTTTAGACCGGAAAAAGAGGGGTTATTTGACGAACGTATTTTCGGACCGGTAAAAGATTACGAATGTTATTGCGGAAAGTATAAAAGAATAAGGTATAAAGGAGTTATTTGCGACAAGTGCGGTGTTGAAGTTACTCACTCTCGCGTGAGGCGGGAAAGAATGGGGCATATTGCGTTGGTTTCTCCTGTTGCGCATGTGTGGTTTTTTAGGGGCATACCTTCAAAAATGAGCGCCTTGCTCCAAATATCTCCCAGAAATCTTGAGGCGGTAATATATTTTTCTTCTTTTATAGTAACGGACATTAATTTGGATAAAAAGGTAAGTATCTTGTCAAAAGTTGAGGTTGAAAGAAGTGAATGTTTGGGCAATTTGCAGGATGAAGGCGACAAAAGGATAATTGAGCTTACTAACGAGAGTACTGCCAAAATCAAGGATATTTCTATAAAATCAAAAGAGCAAAAAGATATTGCCCGCGAGGAAGTTCGCTTAAAATATGCAAAAATGATAGCGCAAGTTAGGGAAGAGTTGGTAGTTAAAAAGGAAGAGGCGAGCAAAAAATATGAAATAATTATAAAAAAACTGGAAAGCATTAAAAAGCTTACGATAATGGCGGATATGGAGTATTTGGACTTGTCCGAATATGTGGACGAGTTTTGCGAAGTGGGTATTGGGGCAGA
Encoded proteins:
- the rpoB gene encoding DNA-directed RNA polymerase subunit beta, which codes for MPNLSSVQLDSFSWFLKEGINEILDEISSIEDYTGRNWELNFSKSRIAKSTITIEQAIEKGATYSASWFLTATLKDKSANQEKSQEIYVGEIPMITPKGTFIINGIEKVVVSQLTRSYGVFFVSTTDATTGKVLGGAKILPKNGAWLEFETAKSGVITVKIDRKRKIAATTLLRVFGTTDDAQISKTFGDFIETTLNKDLAKSYNEALLEIYKKMRPGEPLVLENAKALVENIFFNPRRYSLGKVGRFKLNQRFGFTTPNNKDNWLLTKEDLVAVIAKVIELNKGTLEPDDIDSLSNRRVRSVGELLQMQVRVGFIQMERNIKERMSLQPRGILCEPQTLISTRPVQARVHSFFALGQLSQYQDQSNPLTGLDHLRRLSVLGPGGLSKERASFSVRDVHFSHYGRVCPVRTPEGPNIGLISYLSLFSRVNEFGFLETPYKKLVKEKNDKIRVTNEIVYMASYEEEKYFIADASPKIDKNGYVLDKLVPLRKGGEFIIGNIEMAEYMDINPQQVVGVAAALIPFLSNDDVNRALMGTQHATQAVPLIKPEEPLVGTGIESDTALNAGAVVIASENGTVEYADALGVVVKTASGEKKKYAPLKFSQSNMDTCFNQRVVVSAGDKVKKGEVLMEGPSSKNGVLSLGTNLKVGYMIWEGFNYEDSIILSERVVKEDILTSIHITDHTVQVLETKLGAEEITRDIPNVSEEVLRNLDEEGIVAIGSKVKSGDILVGKVAPKGESELSAEERLLRAIFGEKAKDVKNNSLTLPHGEYGTVIGVKRIVASNETALPNGVLEEITVFIAQQRKIMVGDKLSGRHGNKGVIAKIVPIEDMPCLEDGSPLDIILSPASVIARMNVGQLLEAHLAQVAEISGEKYDIPVFTKFTEDDLKNSLKKAGLPESGKVRLIDGRTGEYFDQEVVVGIAYILKLHHLAEDKMHARSIGPYSLITQQPLGGKAQFGGQRFGEMEVWALESYSAAHILKELLTIKSDDVIGRTLAYRSILQGTEIPESAVPESFKLLVRELNGLGLNITPLGMEEGEEIPSKDALEEAVDSAV